In the genome of Ignavibacteria bacterium, one region contains:
- a CDS encoding glycine--tRNA ligase, translated as MKQQKNDTTEKIVSLSKRRGFVFQSSEIYGGLNGCYDYGPLGVELLRNIKEAWWREMTLRSDVEGIDASILMHPKVWEASGHVENFSDPMIDCKNCKSRFRVDHLYETLSQKVQTAIYETFVKNSATTIEEFESKIDEATIKYLKENPDTPCPSCGAKGTFTEARSFNLMFKTYIGPLEESSNAVYLRPETAQGIYVNFNNVRESSRQKLPFGIAQIGKAFRNEINTKNFLFRTREFEQMEMQFFVKPGEDNKWFEYWKEQRVNWFEKYGMKKEKLKFHEHEKLAHYAKAAFDIEFEFPFGWGEIEGIHNRTDFDLKRHSEFSGKKIEYFDDQTKERFIPYVIETSAGASRSFFAFLCNGYNEEEVKKENSDGSSSSETRTVLRFHPALAPIKAAVFPLVNRDGMPEIANAITSELKKSFKVFYDESGAVGRRYRRQDECGTPYCITVDSQTIEDGTVTVRERDSMQQERINKDNLYSYISDKIKFNF; from the coding sequence TTGAAACAACAGAAAAACGATACAACAGAAAAGATAGTTTCACTTTCAAAACGCAGAGGATTTGTTTTTCAATCTTCGGAAATTTACGGAGGACTCAACGGATGTTATGACTACGGTCCGCTTGGTGTTGAGCTTTTACGCAACATTAAAGAAGCCTGGTGGCGTGAGATGACTCTGCGAAGCGATGTCGAAGGAATAGATGCATCGATTTTGATGCATCCCAAAGTCTGGGAAGCATCGGGACACGTCGAGAATTTTTCCGACCCGATGATTGACTGTAAAAACTGCAAGTCGAGGTTTCGTGTTGACCATCTTTATGAAACTTTATCTCAAAAAGTTCAAACAGCAATATATGAAACTTTCGTTAAGAATTCTGCAACTACGATAGAAGAATTTGAATCAAAAATTGATGAAGCTACAATTAAGTATTTAAAAGAAAATCCTGATACACCTTGTCCAAGCTGCGGAGCCAAAGGGACTTTTACCGAAGCCCGGAGCTTCAACCTCATGTTCAAAACATATATTGGTCCGCTTGAGGAATCTTCTAATGCAGTTTATTTGCGTCCTGAAACTGCGCAAGGGATTTACGTTAATTTCAATAATGTCCGTGAATCATCACGTCAGAAATTGCCGTTCGGTATTGCGCAAATCGGCAAGGCATTCAGAAACGAAATCAACACAAAGAATTTTCTTTTCAGAACGCGCGAGTTCGAGCAGATGGAAATGCAGTTTTTCGTAAAACCCGGTGAAGATAATAAATGGTTTGAATACTGGAAAGAACAAAGAGTTAACTGGTTTGAAAAATATGGGATGAAAAAGGAAAAACTGAAATTCCATGAACACGAAAAGCTCGCGCACTATGCAAAAGCTGCTTTCGATATTGAATTTGAATTTCCATTCGGGTGGGGTGAAATTGAAGGTATTCATAACAGAACCGATTTTGACTTAAAACGACATTCTGAATTTTCAGGAAAGAAAATCGAATATTTCGACGACCAGACAAAAGAAAGATTCATTCCATATGTAATCGAAACATCCGCAGGTGCATCCCGAAGCTTTTTTGCATTTTTATGCAACGGATATAATGAAGAAGAAGTTAAGAAAGAAAACTCGGACGGAAGTTCATCATCCGAAACAAGAACTGTATTACGTTTTCATCCTGCGCTTGCACCGATTAAAGCGGCTGTCTTTCCTCTCGTTAACCGTGACGGAATGCCTGAAATTGCAAACGCAATAACAAGTGAACTGAAAAAATCTTTTAAAGTTTTTTATGATGAGTCAGGAGCAGTTGGAAGAAGATATAGAAGACAGGATGAATGCGGAACGCCTTATTGTATAACAGTTGACTCACAGACAATCGAAGACGGAACCGTTACAGTTCGCGAGCGCGACTCAATGCAGCAGGAAAGAATTAACAAAGATAATTTATATTCTTACATTTCCGACAAAATAAAATTTAACTTTTAA
- a CDS encoding SemiSWEET transporter — MEINIITIIGLFAAACTTFAYLPQSIKTIRTRHTKDLSLFTLILLEFGIVSWLIYGIGDNDIPVIAANTISLLFISVILIFKIRYK; from the coding sequence TTGGAGATAAACATTATTACTATCATCGGCTTGTTTGCTGCCGCATGCACGACTTTTGCATATCTGCCCCAGTCAATAAAAACAATAAGGACACGCCACACAAAAGACTTGTCCTTATTTACATTAATACTCCTGGAATTCGGAATTGTAAGCTGGTTGATTTACGGCATAGGCGACAACGACATTCCTGTTATCGCCGCCAATACCATTTCACTTCTTTTTATCTCCGTCATTTTGATTTTTAAGATAAGGTATAAGTGA